The stretch of DNA GGCTCACGGATTGGGCGTTGGGCCGTTGCCTCTGCTTGCTGTGCATGCAGACACCTTTGCCACAATGGACGTGTGAAGTGACGGCCATAGATACTAATGGGTCTCACTCGACTGGGTGCTAAGGAGGGGCTGTTCACACCTGCGCTCATTACAGTAGCAGAGctcagggggagggagaggacgcCACTCTCACCCACCACAACATGcagcctctttctctgtggACTTGCGTCTTATGTTTTTCCTCTTTAAACCcgtcccccccgcccccccctctctattctGTCAAGTCTTATATATGAATAGTAATGGGCTAACTTTTATTATGGCTTTAGTATGGCTGACCAGATGACTTGCGTTTGCCCATGAAACccaattaaaaacaaataaacatattcCAAGTGATTGAACCTGTGTTCTTTAcaagtgacagagacacacacacacacacatgcacacacagacacacacgcacagacacaaacacaccatgttGGGGCTCTGTGAGGCTTTTGTTTATCGTGGTAACTTGAACAACAGTTGACATTACAGAAAAATTGTATCTAGCATAAAATAAATAGCTATCCATAGCAGCTATTATAACCTATACCAGCTCTGGTTTTTATTTAGGCATCTCTTTGAGTGTAATGATATTTGTGTGTCATGTCACGTCACTGTGCATATCAGTTTGTCACTGGTTTGTAACTAACTTCTTGCAACTCACAACTGTATCTTATATCTAGTTAATCTCTATCTGTATCGTATATCTAGTTAAACCCCCCCCCTTGTTCCAAAAGAGGGAGACATCTTAATGTTAGAATTGACTTAAGGATAGTTTTATTTCATAAAAATACACAAATCTACCTGACCTCAGCTTTGATGTTAATTAGAGTTTGGGTCTTGATGACGTTTAGGGGATATAAAGAGTTTAAAATGATAAACAATTTTATAATGACAGTTTTGTTAAGTGTATGTTTGGTCTAAATTTGCTTATTTACAAGGGACGGAAACTTTGTCCCCCTCCCACCCTAGGCCCTCTGATTCGCTGAAGGGCTTTCTAATTCACCGCACCCCTTCTTTAGTCATGCAAATGAACTTGCTGGCAAGGAGGCAGTTAGGAGCGGACGGGTCTGTGATGACACACTAAAATCCAAGCACCTTTGAGAAGAGTTGGCAGTGAGAATCTGGCTGCTGAGGCGTTGTGTTAACTTAGAGCAAACTGTGTGGAGGATTAACTTTAACTCATCAGCTAAATTCAGGATGTATGGTAGATAAAGAGTTTTCTCAGAGTAGTTAGTGTACAAGACTAGAGTTATACAGATCTTCCGGGCTTGCAGTTGAAACATTTGTCTATCTTAGTTTGGAGTTGGAAGACATTGCCTTCTCTTTTAAAGGTAGCCATGTACAGCATGATGGAACACGACCTGAAATCCCACCAGAGTGGCCAAGGGATGCCACCTGTGAACGGGCCCATGCACGGGGCCAGCAAACAGGCGGCGGCCAACCAGGCCATCGTTGACCCCATGGACAAAATCAAGCGGCCCATGAACGCCTTCATGGTCTGGTCCCGGGGTCAGAGGCGGAAGATGGCCCAGGAGAACCCCAAGATGCACAACTCCGAGATCAGCAAGCGGCTGGGAGTCGAGTGGAAGCAACTGACGGACGCCGAGAAGAGGCCGTTCATCGACGAGGCCAAGCGTCTGCGTGCGATGCACATGAAGGATTACCCCGACTACAAGTACAAACCTCGCCGCAAGACCAAGCCCGTGCTGAAGAAGGACCACCCCGCCGCCAAGTACCCCATGTCGGCCGGCAACCTGCTGGCCGCAGCTGCGGTCCAAGGCCCCGGTGGGAGTCCCAGGATGGACAGCTATGGCTGGGGGCACGCGGGCGGGTACGCAGGTATGCAGAGCGATGCGCTTGGGTACAGCCAGCAGCCTTATCGCTATGACCTCTCAGCCTTACAGTATCCCTCGGCGATGACTACTGCTCAATCCTACATGAACTCCAACTCCTACAGGTAATTTTCTTTCAGGCCTCATTGCATTATCATCTTAAGCAGAACTGAGATAACCGAAAGGGCAAGTGTGATTTAAAGTTAACAATTACAAATATCATATGACTAAATCATTCAAAATGTTAATTCAATAGCTCTAAAGTTATATCACTACATTGCTGTCCCTATAACTTTTTTGAACACAACTGTTGTTTCTGTAGATGTAaagaaacacttaaaaaaaactttggatATGAGTGTTTTAGTGAGGCAGACAGGGTTTACATGGatgcagacatttttttttataatataaGGGACCAGACACCTAAAAAACTACTTAATCATCATTCCCTGAACAGTAAAGTTGGACATTTTGTAAATCTTAGTTTACAGCTTATAGGTCAGTTTCCAGCAAAGGTTACATTCTAATTCACAAGCCAGGCGAGATTCAAGATGGAAGCGCAGGGAGATTCATATCCACATTTACTGTGTTTAGCCATGCTTACTGGCTCACCACAGAACCACAACTAGTGCAACTTAGTGTGTAATTTAATACTCCACTCCACTAAATATGTGTGAATTTTGAATAACAGTTGTCTCTCCTTTGTCTTCCCCAGCCCAATGTCCTATGGCAGCAGTCCCCAGCAGCACAGTCCAGTGATGCCTATGGTGAAGGCTGACCCAGTGTCACATTCCCCAACTGGGGCCCCAAACCACCAGCGGGGGCCCCTTCAAGGGGACTTGAGGGACATGATCAGCATGTATATCCCAAACGGGGACACCAGTGACACAGCCGTCCAGAGGGGCTATGCCAACATGCAGCAACACTACGTGGGAGGAACGGCACCCCTCACCCACATCTGACCCTCGAGGCGATCGCAGGTATCCTCTCCCCAAAATGAGAGGCCTCCACAGCACGGACTGGTCATGTGACTGTGATTTGTCATGTGGTTTCTGATGAGGTGCTTTCCTGTCTCGGTCAGGGCCTGAGAAAAACCGGTGGTCGGTTTCCGCCTTCGGGCAGCTTTGGAAAACAAGCACGCACGCCTTTGTTGTCACTGTAAGACAAAAGAGAAGTGTGTGCTGCAAGGCTGTGATGTTAGGCCCCAAATGCTGTGGATGTTTTATCCATGTGTGTTATGATAGTTTTATGTCATTCTGACAAAGTCACTGTTAGTCCTTACAG from Clupea harengus chromosome 8, Ch_v2.0.2, whole genome shotgun sequence encodes:
- the LOC105906660 gene encoding transcription factor Sox-19a-like, whose amino-acid sequence is MYSMMEHDLKSHQSGQGMPPVNGPMHGASKQAAANQAIVDPMDKIKRPMNAFMVWSRGQRRKMAQENPKMHNSEISKRLGVEWKQLTDAEKRPFIDEAKRLRAMHMKDYPDYKYKPRRKTKPVLKKDHPAAKYPMSAGNLLAAAAVQGPGGSPRMDSYGWGHAGGYAGMQSDALGYSQQPYRYDLSALQYPSAMTTAQSYMNSNSYSPMSYGSSPQQHSPVMPMVKADPVSHSPTGAPNHQRGPLQGDLRDMISMYIPNGDTSDTAVQRGYANMQQHYVGGTAPLTHI